The segment CTTGGGGAATGGATGATTTACCAGACATTCCAGAAAAAGAAAGCATTATTAGCCAAGCCGAAGAAAAGGTAGCTTTAATTGAACAACAATTTGCAGATGGTTTATTAAGTCAAGATGAGAAACATTTGAAAATTATTGAAATTTGGGTTGAAGTTAAAGATCGTTTATTTGATTTATCTCAGGAATTAATTGATAAGCATGGTTCAGTTTATACTATGGTTGAATCTGGAGCACGTGGCTCGCGCGGTCAGGTAAGTCAAATGGTAAGTATGAAGGGTTTAGTAATTAACCCAGCTGGTGAAACCATGGAACTGCCAGTTAAAAGCAGTTTTAGAGAAGGCTTTGATGTGTTGGAATATTTTATTTCTACCCATGGTGCTCGTAAGGGTTTGACTGATACTGCTTTAAGAACAGCTAACGCTGGTTATTTAACTCGACGTTTAGTTAACGTAGCTCAAGAAGTTTTAATTTCAGGTGAAGATTGCGGCGATACCGAGGGTGTAATTATTACTAAAAGAGTTTCTTTGGCTATGGGCGAATCCTTAGCTGAAAGACTGGTCGGCCGAGCAGTATTGGAAGACATTAAGGATCCAAAAACCAAAGAAGTGATAGTTAAAAAGGGTGAGGTAGTAACTAGTAGTTTAGTTTCGGAAATTGAAAAATTAGATTTAGAAAAACTTAGAGTTAGATCAGTTTTAAGTTGTAAAAATAAACGAGGCATTTGTCGTAAATGTTATGGTTATGACTTAGGTTACAATGAGATGGTTAAAATGAATGCAGCTGTTGGGGTAGTCGCAGCTCAATCAATTGGTGAACCTGGTACACAGTTGACTTTAAGAACTTTTCATACGGGTGGTGTTTTAGGTAAAGATATTACTCAAGGTTTGCCTCGGGTAGAAGAGATTTTTGAATTACGTACACCTAATCGTAAAGGTGTGCTAGCTGAAGATGACGGTAAAATTAAAAAGATTAGTGAAAATAAAAAATATCAAAAAACAATTTTGGTTGAATACAAAGGACATCAGGGAGAAAAATATGACATTTTTTTATCGGGCGCTAGTCAAAGTCAGATTAAAGTTAAAAATGGTCAGCAAGTAGAAGCGGGTGAATTATTAATGGTTAATGGCAAGAAAAAAATTATTAGTCAACATGAAGGTAAAATCAAAATTACGCCAAACAGACTAACGGTTGTCTATCCACAAAAAAACGAAAAAGAATATTTAATTCCTTTGCGCAATGAAATTTTAATTAAAGAAGGTGAAACAGTTACGAGAGGTCAACAATTGTCAGAAGGTAGTTTAGATTTACAGGAAGCATTTAAGCTTCAAGGTGAGGAAGCAACCCAAAAATACATTATTGAGGAAATTAAAAAAGTTTATTCTTATCAAGGCCAAAAATTAGATGATCGACATGTGGAATTAATTGCTCGTCAGATGTTTTCACGGGTGAGAATTGAAGAACCCGGCGAATCAGATTTATTAACTGGCAGTATTATTACCAAATCAACTTATTTGGAGATTTGTGAAAAATTAAAAAAGGAAAACAAAGAATTACCTAAAATTAAAACTTTATTGCTAGGTATTAGTAAAGTTAGTTTATCAACTGAAAGTTGGTTGGCGGCTGCTTCTTTCCAAGAAACTCCACGAGTTCTAATTGACGCAGCCATTACCGGTAAAGTCGATGAATTACATGGTTTAAAAGAAAACGTCATTATTGGTGGTTTGATTCCGGCTCGGGTTTTGGATGAAGATGAAAAGTAATTAATAGATTTTTTAAAAAAGAATCCTGCGATGAGCGGGATTCTTTTTTATTGTAAATAAAAATTTAAAAATTATATATCCCTTTATCTTATTCTTTAAAAATGCTAAAATTAAATATATATTAAATTTATGGTAAAAAAGAAAAAAACAGGAATTAAAAACAAAAAGAGTAAGCAAAAACGCCAAAATGATTTTATTCAAGATTTTACTTTGGGTCAAGAAATTTGGCAGGGTATTTTGGTTATATTTTTGTTTATGACGGGCCTAATTAGTTTATTAGCCTTAATTAATCAAGGTGGCCGAGCCGGAATTTATATCGACGCTTTTTTAAGATTAATTTTGGGCTGGGGAGCCTGGATGGTCCCAATGGTTTTAATCGGCGTTTCATTGTTATTATTAAAGAAAACGCACTTGAAACCGCATAATTATTTGGGTTTACTGATTTTTATATTAGCCATGAGTGGAATTTTAGAATCTTTCATCCAATATGAACGTATGCAATCTTTATTAAATGAAGGTATGGGTGGTGGCTATTTGGGATTTTTTGCAGTTTATCCATTGCGTCAAATTAGCAGTTTGTGGGTGACTTTGGCGGTTTTTATCGGCCTGTTAATAGTTTCTATTTTAGTTATTTTCAATATATCTTTGCATGAGTTATTGGATAGAATTAAATATAGTTGGTATGGATTTAATCAGCTTTGGCAAAGATTTAAAATTGATCGGCAGGTTGATCAAGAAGAAAAAATTTATCAGCAACAGAAACAAATTAATCAAGAAAATAATCAGGCCGATGTTATTCAAACCGACAACGCAGATTCGTTATCGGAAAAATCTAAAAATATTTTACAAGAAACAGTTCAAGTTTTAACTCGCAAAGAACGTAAATATCCTAAAAAAGATTTTTATTTTTCGATCGATCTTTTAGATAATTTAAATGAAAAAGCTTTAAGTAAGGGAGATGTAGAAGCTAATAAAATTATTATTAAACGGACCTTGGGTAATTTTAACATTGACGTAGAAATGGGTGATTTTAAAGTTGGACCGACAGTTACTCAATATACTTTGCGACCATCTGAAGGGGTAAAATTATCTCAAATTACAACCTTACACAATGATTTAGCCTTGGCTTTAGCTGCTCATCCAATTAGAATTGAAGCACCAATTCCTGGCAAATCACTCGTGGGCATTGAAGTCCCCAATCAAGATGTCGCGCGCGTAGGCTTGCGTGAAATTTTAGAAAATGATGATTTTAAATATCGTAAATCCAACTTAACTATTTGTTTGGGTAAGGATGTGGCTGGCCACCCTTGGACGGCTAATTTAGCTAAAATGCCACATTTATTAGTCGCTGGGGCGACAGGTACAGGTAAAACCGTATGTTTAAATACTATTATTTTAAGCTTGCTTTATCAAAATTCACCCGATGATTTAAAATTAATTTTAGTTGATCCTAAGCGTGTAGAACTGGTTGATTATAATGATATTCCTTATTTAATTACGCCGGTGATTACCAATGTTGAAAAAACAGTTAATGCTTTAAAATGGGCGATTTTGGAAATGGAACGCCGGTTTGAAAAATTAGCTCAAGCCCGTAAACGAGATATTGAAAGTTATAACAATGACAATGAAGAAAAAATGCCCTACATTGTAATTGTGATTGATGAGTTGGCCGATTTAATGGCGGCCGCTGGCGTGGAAGTCGAAGCTTGCATTATTCGCTTGGCTCAAATGGCTCGAGCGGTTGGTATTCATTTAATCATGGCCACTCAGCGTCCGTCAGTAGACGTTATTACTGGTTTAATTAAAGCCAACGTAACGTCAAGAATTGCTCTATCGGTAGCTTCAAAAGTTGATTCCAGAACAATTTTAGACACTTCTGGCGCTGAAAAATTATTGGGCCGAGGCGATATGTTATATTTATCAGCTGAATTATCCAATCCTAAACGTTTACAAGGTGCTTATATTAGTGATTTAGAAATTAAAAAGATAGTCAACTCTTTAAAAGAAAAAGGTGACCCGGATTATATTGAAGAAGTAGTTGAACGACCCAATCAAACATCATCTTATTTGCCCGGAGAAAATGATCAAAGCGATGATTTGTTGCCACAGGCCAAGGAAGTGGTCATTCAAGCTCAAAAAGCCTCAGCTTCATTATTACAACGACGATTAAGGGTTGGTTATGCTCGAGCTGCACGTTTATTAGATTTGCTAGAAGAAGAAAGTGTTATTGGTCCGCCGATGGGCTCAAAGCCACGAGACGTTTTAATTGGCAAAGAAGAGATGGATGGATATTTAGCAGCTGACGAATATATAGCTAATCATCAAGATGAAAATATAGAAGAGACAGAGGAGGATGACGGAGAAGAATATTATGAAGAATAATAAATATGCAACACAAATTTACAGTTAAAAAAATAAAAGTTGATAAAAGTGTTGGTGATTTATTAACTCAGGCGCGTTTTGATTTAGAATTATCGATTGAAAAAATCAGTCAAAAAATTAATATTTCAGAAGAGTATTTAATGGCCCTAGAAAATGGTGATTATTTTAAATTACCTGGCGAGGTTTATACACGTAATTGGTTAAAAAAATATGCTCAGTTTTTAGGCCTGGCAGTAGATAAAATGATGAAATTATATGATCAAGAAAGGGGTTTACAGCAAGTCATGTTTAATCAATTTAAAAAAATCCCCAAATTTAAAATTGATATTCATTGGACGCCACAATTGATGCGTAATTTAGCTTTAGCTTTAGTTGTTGTGTTAGTTTTGGGCTATATTTTAGTTTCAGCTGTTGAGGCCGATCAAACACCTAAATTAGCTATTACTAATTTAATTCAAGATGAAATTCAAACAGCCGAAGAAAAGATTCAAATCATTGGTCAGACAGAAAAAAATATATTAGTTTTTGTTAATGATCAACCAGTTAGAGCTGACAGTGATGGTAATTTTACTTGTAATTTAAATTTAAGTTTGGGGACAAATTTAATTCAAGCGAGTGTGGTTAGTGATAATGGTAAACATAATCAAATTTTTAAAAAAATTATCAGATTAGATTAATTAATTTTTTAAAAGATAAAAATATGGTTAATAAAAAAGATGAGTTAAACGAAAATCAAGACAGAGTGGCTAGTCGAGTCAAAGCAGCCGAAGAAGCTGTTAGACAAATTCGTCAACGTTTTGGTGAAGGATCAATAATGAAGCTTAAAGAAGCTAGAGTTATGGATGTTGAAGCCGTGCCAACGGGTTGTTTATCTCTAGATTTGGCCTTGGGAATTGGTGGTGTGCCTCGTGGCAGAATTATTGAAATTTATGGTCCGGAAATGTCGGGTAAAACTACCTTAGCCTTACATGTTTTAGCTGAGGTTCAAAAGCTGGGCGGGGTAGGCGCTTTTGTTGATGCCGAGCATGCCTTGGATCCGTCTTATGCTGATAAAATCGGAGTTAATATTGAAGATTTATTAATCTCACAACCAGACACTGGTGAACAGGCCTTGGAAATTGTTGAAACCCTAGTTCGTTCCAATGGCATTGATGTAATTATTGTTGATTCGGTGGCTGCTTTAACGCCTAAGGCTGAAATTGAAGGCGAAATGGGTGATCATCATATGGCTTTACAAGCGCGATTAATGTCTCAAGCCTTAAGAAAATTAGCGAGCATAATTTCTAAAACTAAAACCGTGGTGATTTTTATTAATCAAACTCGCATGAAGATTGGAGTATTTTTCGGTAATCCAGAAACTACGACTGGCGGTATGGCATTAAAATTTTATTCTTCAGTTAGAATCGAAGTTAAACGCGCAGCGCAAATTAAAAAAGGCGAGCAGACGGTTGGTAATCGAGTTAAAGTTAAAATAGTTAAAAATAAAGTCGCGCCACCTTTTAGAACTTGTGAATTTGATATTATGTATAACGAGGGCATTTCTTTGACTGGAGATTTAATTGATTTAGGTGGTAAACATGGAGTAATCGAAAAAAGTGGTAATACCCTGTCTTATGGAGAAAATAAGTTGGGCGTAGGCAAAGAGAATGTGCGTGAATTTTTAAGGGCGAATTCGAAAATAGTTACTCAGCTTAAAAAAGATGTAATCAAAGCAGTTAAAGAAGCTGAGAAAGAAGACAAAAAGTAAAATTAAAAATAAAAAAAAAGATTTGCCTTCGCAGATCTTTTTTGATTTGATATTGTATGAAGGTGATAATAGCCATTTTCACATTTTTTGTTGGTTGTCGCAAAATTTTCGAAGGCGACATTCCGGAATGTCGCCTTCGTATTTTTAAATGTTTATGTTGTTGTGTTTTACACCCTTTCGACATACTCGCCAGTTTCAGTGTTGACTTTAATAGTATCACCAGTTTTGACGAAAAGTGGGGCATTGATAATTAAACCAGTTTCTAAAGTCACTGGTTTACTAACACTACCCTGAGCAGTATCGCCACGCACACCTGGAGCTGCTTCAACTACTTTCAGACTAATTTTTGGCGGTAAGACAATATCAATAGGTTTATTTTCAAAAATAACTATATTAATTTCTGTGCCCTCGGTTAAAAAATTAATTTTATCTTCAACCTGATCTAAGCTAATTGAAAATTGTTCGTAAGATTGAACGTCCATAAAATAAGCATCAGTTTCATCTTTATACAAAAAACTAGCTTTATTAGTAGTAACATCAGCTTGCTCGAGTTTATCATTGCCACTAAAGCCTCGATCTAAAACTTTACCATCGATTAAACTCTTAATCTTCAATCTTAAAGTCGCCTTACCACGTCCCATGTGGGAGTGTTGAGTATTTAAAACTAAATAGGGCTGACCATCCAGGATAATGATGTGACCCTTACGAACCGCATTAAGTGAGAGTAACATAAATTATCTTTTAATAAAGGGTAATAAAGCCATAAAACGTGCGCGTTTAACGGCTTGGCTAAATTTACGTTGGTGTTTAGCACAGATACCAGTTTTACGACGAGGTAAAATTCTAGCATAAGGTGAAGTAAAACGACGAATTTCATCAACGTTGGTATAGTCAATTTCTTCAGCGTTATTTAAACAAAAATAACACCCTTGTGAATTTTTAGCAGATTTTGACTTTGATTTTCTAAACATAATCAGTTTTTTTACAGATAAATATTAATTAAAATGGAATTTCTTCAACATTAATTTCTTCTTCTCTTGGAGTAGAATCAACTGGGGCTGAAGGTCGGTTTGAATTATTACCACCCTTAGTATCTAGCATAATCATATTTTGAGCAACAATTTCCGTGCGCGAATGTTTAGCGCCATTTTGATCTTCCCAGGAACGAGTCTCTAAACGACCTTCTAAATAAATGCGGTCACCTTTGTGGAGATATTGTGAACAAATATCGGCCAGTTTACGCCAAGCAACGAGATTATGGTATTCAACTTTTTCTTGGCGATTGCCACTTTGGTCAGTCCAAATTAAATTGGTAGCTAAACCAAAAGAAACCACATTGACATTTTGTGGAGTAGTGCGAGTTTCGGGATCGCGAGTTAAGCGACCGATCAAAGAAACTTTATTTAAATCCATAGAGTTTTATTTTAAAGATTAAATAAATTTTTTAAAAATATAAATTAAATATCTAATAACTCATCAAGGGGAGTATCGTCAAGATTTTTTTTGTCTTCTTTTTTATTATTTTTTTTAACAGGTTTATTGTCTTGACTGGGAGAGTCTTCATCTAAAACAATTTCAGTTGCTTCAGTAGTTTCGGCAATTGGTTCTGGCTGCTCTGGCGTATTAGTATTTAAATCTGTTTGAGACTTGGAGATGTCTTTTGTTTCTTCTAAGGCTTTTTCTTTTTTATCACCTGGAACTTCACCTGACCATTTGGTAATCAAAAATCTAAGGATTTCACCTTGCTCTTTTAATTTTTTTTCTAAACTTTTAACTTGTTCGACTTCTAATTTAATAAAATTAGAGGTATAATAACCATTAGCTACACCTTGAATTGGATAAGCTAAGTGTTTTTCTCCTAAATTGACTTTTTTAATTATTTCACCCTGATGGTCTTGAATTAATTTATCAATTTGGTCAGAAATTTGATTAATTTTTTCCTGCGGATAAGAACTCGCAATAAGGTAAACTAAATGATAAAGCATATTGGCTATTTAAATTAATTATGTTAAGTTATTAGCTTGTTGACGCATCATAGCATAGATAAAAAAATAAATCAAGAGTTTAAAAGTGGAAAGCGTGTGAATAGTTATTTTAACTTATTTTTTAAAATATAATTATGTATTTTTTTGAATTAGGCAATACGCCGACCTTGTCGGTAGCTGAAATTTTACAGGTTTTAAATCAAGCCAAAATTGAATATAAGCTAGTTAATTTATCAACAGATATTTTAATTTTAGATTTAAAGCAATCAATTTTGCCGGACAAATTAATTCAACAACTAGGCGGTTGTGTTAAAATAGGACAAATTATTTCTAAGGCGATTGAATTTAAATCTGCCGATCTGGCTAAAATTATTCAACAGCATATTAAAAATCAAAGTAACAAAATTTATTTTGGTTTAAGTAATTACAGTGCAACTAAGCTAGATTTAAAAAAAATAGGTTTGGAAATTAAAAATCAGCTCAAAAACCAAAATTTAAATAGTCGCTTTGTGGCTAGTACACAACCAATTTTATCTTCAGTTATTGTTAAAAAAAATAAGTTAGTCAGTTTACGCGGTATAGAATTGTGTTTTTTAAATAATAATTATCTTGGTCAAACTTTGGCAATTCAAGATTTTGTTGAATACGGCTATCGTGATTTTCAACGACCAGAACGCGATATGATTTCAGGCGTTATGCCTCCCAAATTAGCCAAAATGATGATTAATTTAGCAAATTTAGAAACAGATCAGACTTTATTAGATCCATTTTGTGGTTGCGGTACAATTTTGCAAGAAGCTGTAGTTTTAGGCTATAAAAAAGTGATGGGTTGTGATGTGGATTTTCAAGCTATTGATAAAGCTCAGGAGAATTTAAAATGGTTGATCCAAAAATTTAATTTTAATTTTGATTTAGATGAAAATATTTTTCAGTGTGATGTTAGAGAATTAAATTCTAAAATTAAAGATAATTTAATAGACGCAATTGTGACTGAACCATATTTAGGGCCAACTCGCCAGCGTTACGATTTAGAAAAGCTAATCATAGAATTAGAAGAATTATATTTAGTTGCTTTTAAGGAATTTAAACAAGTTTTAAAACCGGGTGGGAAGATAGTGATGGTCTGGCCGATTTTTACTTTAGGAAAACAAGAATTTAAATTAAATATTTTAGATCAAGTTACGGAATTAGATTTTAAGCAGCTAGACTTATTGCCACAGGAATTTAAACAAAAGAAAGATATGAAAATTACCTCACGTGGTTCAATAATTTATTCACGGCGGGGCAAGGGAGTGTTGCGCGAGATATTGATGTTTAAAAAATAGTTTTATGCCACAAATAACTAAAATCGAAGAACAAAAAAAAAGACAGACTCGTTTTAATGTTTTTGTGGATGATGAGTTTTGTTGTGGCGTTTCAGAACAGACTTTAATTGATACGGGTATTTATCAGGGGCAAAAAATTTCAGCTGATGAATTACAAAAATTAATCAATAAAGAACAAGAGTCTAAGGCTTTAAATAAAGCTTTTTTATGGCTAAGAATTAGACCAAGAAGTCAAGCTGAAATTATTCAAAAGTTAAAAATAAAAGAATTTGATAATCAAGTTATAGAAAAAATTTTAAAGCGTTTAATTGATTTAAATTTAATAGATGACAAGGAGTTTTGCCGTAAATGGATTGAAGACCGTAAATTAAATTCACCGCGCGGTCGGTTTTTAATTCAACAAGAGCTTTATCGTAAAGGCATTGATCATAAGCTAATAGAACAAAGTTTAAAAAAATATTATTCAAGTGATGAAGAGTTAAATTTAGCTACGGTTTTAGCTCAAAAAAAAATAGCTCGACTTAAGCCACAAGATAAATCAAAACATTATCAAAAATTAACTAGTTATTTAGCTCAACGCGGTTTTGGTTGGGAAATTATTCAAAGCGTTTGGGATAAAATTAAATCATAGTTTAAAAACAAAAAACTAACTTTAGAAGCTAGTCTTTTTTAATTTAACTAATTTTATTTTCCAACTCTAAAATAAACAGTATCACCGTCTTGAAAGATATAGTCTTTGCCTTCTAGACGCATTAAGCCTTTATCTTTACAACCTTGTTCGCCATAATTAACAAAATCTTGCCAATGACAAATTTCAGCACGGATAAAATTAGCTTCAAAGTCAGTATGGATTTTTCCGGCGGCTTGAGGAGCGGTAGAATTTTTTTCAACTGTCCAGGCGCGAGTCTCTTTAGGGCCAGAAGTAAAAAAAGTAATTAAATTTAAAATTTGATAACCAGTGGTAATAAGTTTATCTAGGCCGCTTTGCTGTAAGCCAATTTCTTGTAAATAAGCTTGTTTCTCTTCGATGTTTAATTCTGATAGTTCGGCTTCAATTTTAGCCGAGATAACTAAAGTTTTTTCAGCTTCAATGTTGGGTAAAGTGATTTTTTGATTAACATTTTGCTCATCAACATTAACAACATAAATGATCGGTTTGATAGTTAATAAATTTAAATCACGCAAAGCTTTTTTTTCTTCCAAATTTAATTCAATTTTTTCGATTAATTGTCCTTGTTCAACTGCTGGTAAAATTTTATTAATAACATTTAATTGTTGATTTTCAAGTTTATCGATTTGACCTTTGGCTTTACGAGCTAAATCTTGTTGACGTTTAGTTAAAGTTTCTAAATCTTTCAAAATTAATTCAGTGTTAATAATTTCAATGTCATGCGTGGGCTCAATTTTTCCGTTAACATGAATAACATTCGGATCAGTAAAATGACGGACGACATGCACAATCGCATCAACTTCACGAATATTAGCTAAAAATTTATTACCTAAACCCTCGCCCTTATTAGCACCTTCAACTAAGCCGGCAATATCAACAAATTCCACCACAGCTGGAATGGTTTGAGTTGATTGAGATATTTGGCTTAATTTTTGCAAGCGCACATCAGGCACTTCGACAATGCCAACATTGGGTTCAATGGTGCAGAACGGATAATTGGCAATATCAATTTGTTTTTTGGTTAGGGCTTTAAATAGTGTAGATTTACCGACATTGGGCAGGCCCACAATACCTAAACTTAATGACATAAAATTAGTTTATTTTTTTAGTAAATTTACAGTCTTTATGACTGCAACGGAGTGTATCTTGGGTGCCATAAATTAACAAACTGCCACACTGCGGACATTTTTCTCCGTTGGGTTTAGACCATAAGGCAAATTTGCATTTGGGATAATTTGAACAAGCATAAAAGGTGCGCTTGGTTTTGGTTCTTTTTTCGACCAGTTCGCCTTGGCCACATTCAGGACATTTAACACCAGTTGATTTAATAATGGGTTTGGTAAATTTACATTCAGGATAATTTGAGCAAGCCAAAAATTTACCGAAGCGACCAAATTTAATTTTTAAATCATGACCACACTCGGGACATTTTTCATTAATTTCTTCTGTCGGGCCGTTTTCCTCTAGAGGCTGAGTGGTTTTACATTCAGGAAAATTAGAACAAGCCAAAAATTTACCAAAGCGACCCAATTTAATCATCATTGGATTGCCACATTTAGGACATTTAATATCGGTTGTTTCTTGTTGAGTGATTTGAGTTTTATCTAATTCTTGTTCTTTGATTTGAATATTGTTTATAAAAGGTTGATAAAATTTTTGAATAGCTTTAACCCAGTTTAATTTTCCTTGAGCGATATCGTCAAGTTCATTTTCCATTTGAGCAGTAAAATCATAATCAACAATTTGATTAAAATGCTCGACTAAAACTTTATTGACTAGAGTACCAATTTCAGTCGGGATTAAATATCGTTGTTCTTTGGTCACGTAATTACGTTGTTGAATAGTATTGATAATTTGAGCATAGGTTGAAGGACGACCGATGTCAAATTGTTCTAAGGTTTTAACTAACGAAGCTTCAGTATAACGCGCTGGCGGTTGAGTAAAGTGTTGTTGTGGATTAAATTTTACTAAATCAACCGGTTGTTTTAATTTTAATTCTGGCAAAATATTTTCTTGGGTTTTAGTCGGATAGACTTTCAAAAAACCATCAAATTTAATCACTGAGCCATTGGCACGGAAAATATATTTTTGGCTGTGATCTTGAACATCCAATATGGTAGCCTGGATTTGAGCTGGTGACATTTGAGAAGCGACAGCGCGCTGCCAAATTAATTGATAAAGCTTAAGTTGATTTTTGTTTAAATAAGTTTTAATTTCATCTGGCATTAGGTTAACATCAGTCGGTCGAATGGCTTCATGAGCTTCTTGAGCTGATTTAGATTTGGTTTTAAAGTGGCGTGGTTGACCAGGGTGATAATTTGATCCGAAATTTTTATTAATAAATTGCTGAGCCTGGGTTAGAAATTTTTCAGCTAAATTAACCGAATCGGTGCGCATATAAGTAATTAAACCGACTGAACCCTGACTACCCAAATTAATTCCCTCATAGAGTTGTTGAGCCAAGACCATGGTTTGCTTGGCTGAGAAACCAAAGCGGTTAATAGCAGTTTGTTGTAGGGTAGAGGTGGTGAAGGGTGGTAACGGATTTTTAACGGTTTGTTTGGTTTGTAAATCAGTAATTTGATAGGTAGTTTTTTCTAGAGCCTGTAATATAATTTTTAAATTTGATTCGTTTTTAATAGCGAGTTTATCTAAAATTTTATTTTCAATTTTATACAAATGTGCGGTAAAAGTATGGTGTTGTTGGTCAGTAAAATCGGCTTCCAATGACCAATATTCTTCGGGGTTAAATTTTTTAATTTCTTCTTCACGTTCAACAATCAGTCGCAGGGCGGGTGATTGAACTCGACCAGCTGATAAACCTTTAGCTATTTTTTTCCACAATAATGGTGAAAGTTTATAACCCACTAAACGGTCTAAAATCCGGCGGGCCTGTTGAGCATCGACTAAATTAATATCAATTTGACGGGGATTTTTTAAAGCCCCTTGAATAGCTTCGGGCGTAATTTCATGAAAAACAATGCGACCAATTTTAGCTTGGTCTAATTGAAATAATTCTTGTAAATGCCAAGCAATCGCTTCGCCCTCACGATCTTCATCAGTTGCAAACCAAACTTGTTTGGCACTAAGAGCTTGTTTTTTCAATTGAGTAATTCTTTTTTGATTGGCGCGT is part of the Patescibacteria group bacterium genome and harbors:
- the topA gene encoding type I DNA topoisomerase; translation: MQLVIVESPTKAKTITRFLGKNFKIVSSYGHVRDLPKSKLGIDVENNFTPQYVTPRANQKRITQLKKQALSAKQVWFATDEDREGEAIAWHLQELFQLDQAKIGRIVFHEITPEAIQGALKNPRQIDINLVDAQQARRILDRLVGYKLSPLLWKKIAKGLSAGRVQSPALRLIVEREEEIKKFNPEEYWSLEADFTDQQHHTFTAHLYKIENKILDKLAIKNESNLKIILQALEKTTYQITDLQTKQTVKNPLPPFTTSTLQQTAINRFGFSAKQTMVLAQQLYEGINLGSQGSVGLITYMRTDSVNLAEKFLTQAQQFINKNFGSNYHPGQPRHFKTKSKSAQEAHEAIRPTDVNLMPDEIKTYLNKNQLKLYQLIWQRAVASQMSPAQIQATILDVQDHSQKYIFRANGSVIKFDGFLKVYPTKTQENILPELKLKQPVDLVKFNPQQHFTQPPARYTEASLVKTLEQFDIGRPSTYAQIINTIQQRNYVTKEQRYLIPTEIGTLVNKVLVEHFNQIVDYDFTAQMENELDDIAQGKLNWVKAIQKFYQPFINNIQIKEQELDKTQITQQETTDIKCPKCGNPMMIKLGRFGKFLACSNFPECKTTQPLEENGPTEEINEKCPECGHDLKIKFGRFGKFLACSNYPECKFTKPIIKSTGVKCPECGQGELVEKRTKTKRTFYACSNYPKCKFALWSKPNGEKCPQCGSLLIYGTQDTLRCSHKDCKFTKKIN
- the ychF gene encoding redox-regulated ATPase YchF yields the protein MSLSLGIVGLPNVGKSTLFKALTKKQIDIANYPFCTIEPNVGIVEVPDVRLQKLSQISQSTQTIPAVVEFVDIAGLVEGANKGEGLGNKFLANIREVDAIVHVVRHFTDPNVIHVNGKIEPTHDIEIINTELILKDLETLTKRQQDLARKAKGQIDKLENQQLNVINKILPAVEQGQLIEKIELNLEEKKALRDLNLLTIKPIIYVVNVDEQNVNQKITLPNIEAEKTLVISAKIEAELSELNIEEKQAYLQEIGLQQSGLDKLITTGYQILNLITFFTSGPKETRAWTVEKNSTAPQAAGKIHTDFEANFIRAEICHWQDFVNYGEQGCKDKGLMRLEGKDYIFQDGDTVYFRVGK